The Megasphaera stantonii genome includes a window with the following:
- the hisH gene encoding imidazole glycerol phosphate synthase subunit HisH, whose translation MKVAVIDYEVGNLANVYNAWKRLGVAVDITRDPVVIRQADFIELPGVGAIRDAMANLKKFELIPVLEEQVRAGKFFMGVCLGMQALFEKDYEGGEYDCLGFLPGDIVPFRTALKVPHMGWNELEFRGSHWLQKGLPAHPYVYFVHSYHKSPADSPDVIATADYGQAVPAICGRDNVLGFQFHPEKSGPVGARLLQNVIAYVQEKG comes from the coding sequence GTGAAGGTAGCTGTTATTGATTACGAAGTTGGCAATTTGGCCAACGTGTACAACGCCTGGAAGCGCCTGGGCGTGGCCGTCGACATTACCCGCGACCCGGTGGTCATCCGGCAGGCCGATTTCATCGAGCTGCCCGGCGTCGGGGCCATTCGCGACGCCATGGCGAACCTGAAGAAATTCGAGCTCATTCCCGTACTGGAAGAACAGGTCCGGGCGGGCAAGTTTTTCATGGGCGTATGCCTGGGCATGCAGGCGTTGTTTGAAAAGGATTACGAAGGCGGCGAATACGACTGCCTCGGCTTTCTGCCCGGCGACATCGTGCCATTCCGCACGGCGCTGAAGGTGCCGCATATGGGCTGGAACGAGCTGGAATTCCGCGGCAGCCACTGGCTGCAGAAGGGGCTTCCGGCCCATCCCTACGTGTATTTTGTCCATTCCTATCATAAGTCGCCTGCCGATTCGCCTGACGTCATCGCTACGGCCGATTACGGACAGGCCGTGCCGGCTATCTGCGGCAGGGACAACGTCCTGGGATTTCAGTTCCATCCCGAAAAGAGCGGCCCCGTAGGGGCGCGGCTCCTGCAGAATGTCATTGCGTACGTACAAGAGAAAGGATGA
- the hisA gene encoding 1-(5-phosphoribosyl)-5-[(5-phosphoribosylamino)methylideneamino]imidazole-4-carboxamide isomerase gives MIVFPAIDIQGGKVVRLRQGVKEDSTTYFDDPVKTAVKWRDEGAMFLHVVDLDGAFSGNRRNADVIGRICDTVDIPVQVGGGIRSEEAIATYLEEGVNRVIIGSKAVEDAAFITDMAKKYGSALAVSIDAKGDMVATRGWVDGSDKEVLPFAHFLLSIGVNTIVYTDISRDGMLTGPNMEMLSLLQQLPFIRLIASGGVSGIDDLKQLQAMKVYGAITGKALYEGKVTMAQIRALGGM, from the coding sequence ATGATCGTATTTCCGGCGATAGATATACAAGGCGGCAAGGTCGTCCGCCTGCGCCAGGGCGTGAAGGAAGACAGCACGACTTACTTTGACGACCCCGTAAAGACGGCCGTCAAGTGGCGCGATGAAGGGGCTATGTTCCTGCATGTCGTCGATTTGGACGGCGCTTTTTCCGGCAATCGCCGCAATGCCGACGTCATTGGCCGCATCTGCGACACAGTCGACATTCCCGTCCAGGTAGGCGGCGGCATCCGCAGCGAAGAAGCGATTGCAACGTATTTGGAAGAAGGGGTCAACCGGGTCATCATCGGCTCCAAGGCCGTAGAAGACGCCGCCTTTATTACGGACATGGCCAAGAAATACGGCTCGGCCCTGGCTGTTTCCATCGACGCCAAGGGCGACATGGTGGCGACGCGGGGCTGGGTAGACGGCAGCGATAAGGAAGTCCTGCCCTTTGCCCATTTTCTCTTGTCCATCGGCGTCAACACCATCGTGTATACCGACATCAGCCGCGACGGCATGCTGACGGGGCCGAACATGGAAATGCTGTCCCTGTTGCAGCAGCTGCCCTTCATCCGCCTCATCGCCTCAGGCGGCGTGAGCGGCATCGACGATTTGAAGCAGCTCCAGGCCATGAAGGTCTACGGGGCTATTACGGGGAAGGCCTTGTACGAGGGGAAAGTTACAATGGCTCAAATCCGGGCGTTAGGGGGAATGTAG
- the hisF gene encoding imidazole glycerol phosphate synthase subunit HisF gives MLAKRIVPCLDVRDGRVVKGKQFKNIRDVDDPVKLGKFYSEQGADELVFYDITATHEKRNIFIDVVRAVAEAIDIPFTIGGGIASIDDFHQVLRAGADKVSVNSAAVMRPDLIREAALRFGSQCVVLSIDAKRDGRGGWQVYVEGGRKNTGIDAIAWAKQGVALGAGEICMNSMDADGEKAGFDLELNRRLATELPVPIIASGGAGTMEDFKRVFDVGVDAALAASVFHFGQIPIPELKKYLSEEGVAMRGVE, from the coding sequence ATGCTGGCCAAACGAATCGTACCGTGCCTGGACGTGCGCGACGGCCGCGTCGTCAAGGGCAAGCAGTTTAAAAATATACGCGACGTAGACGACCCGGTGAAATTAGGGAAATTTTACTCGGAGCAAGGGGCCGATGAGCTCGTTTTCTACGATATTACGGCGACCCATGAAAAGCGGAATATCTTCATCGACGTCGTCCGGGCCGTAGCTGAAGCTATCGACATTCCCTTTACGATCGGCGGCGGCATCGCCAGTATCGACGATTTCCATCAGGTACTGCGGGCCGGGGCCGACAAGGTGTCGGTCAATTCGGCGGCAGTGATGCGGCCCGACCTCATCCGCGAGGCGGCGCTGCGCTTCGGCAGCCAGTGCGTCGTCTTGTCCATCGACGCCAAGCGCGACGGCCGCGGCGGCTGGCAGGTCTACGTCGAAGGCGGCCGGAAAAATACGGGCATCGATGCCATTGCCTGGGCAAAGCAGGGCGTGGCCCTCGGAGCCGGGGAAATCTGCATGAATTCCATGGATGCCGACGGCGAAAAAGCCGGCTTTGATTTAGAGCTGAACCGCCGTCTGGCGACGGAGCTGCCCGTGCCGATTATCGCGTCGGGCGGAGCCGGCACGATGGAAGATTTCAAGCGCGTCTTCGACGTCGGCGTCGACGCGGCCCTGGCGGCGTCGGTCTTTCATTTCGGGCAGATTCCGATTCCCGAGCTGAAGAAATACCTGAGCGAAGAGGGCGTCGCCATGAGAGGGGTAGAATAG
- the hisIE gene encoding bifunctional phosphoribosyl-AMP cyclohydrolase/phosphoribosyl-ATP diphosphatase HisIE has protein sequence MDTVQLTDIQFDSRGLVPAVVQEGRSGKVLMVAYMNAESLQKTVESGETWFYSRSRQELWHKGETSGHFQKVRDIFVDCDADTLLVVVDQIGAACHTGSKSCFFRRLDGWDGTYAGSLSMLSDLRDEIEEKKIHPTEKSYTAYLLQTGMDKICKKIGEESAEVIIAAKNADAGDGADLRLEVCKESADLLYHLSVLWEAAGVSVNDVMAVLEERSHVKGNKKTVGHLDKTF, from the coding sequence GTGGATACAGTACAACTGACAGATATACAATTTGACAGCCGCGGCCTCGTGCCGGCCGTCGTGCAGGAAGGGCGGAGCGGCAAGGTCCTCATGGTAGCCTATATGAACGCCGAGTCGCTGCAGAAGACCGTTGAAAGCGGCGAAACGTGGTTTTACAGCCGCAGCCGGCAGGAGCTGTGGCATAAGGGCGAAACGTCGGGCCATTTCCAGAAGGTACGGGATATCTTTGTCGACTGCGACGCCGACACGCTTCTGGTCGTCGTAGACCAGATCGGCGCGGCCTGCCATACGGGCAGCAAGTCGTGCTTCTTCCGCCGCCTCGACGGCTGGGACGGGACGTATGCGGGCAGCCTGTCTATGCTGTCCGATTTGCGCGACGAAATTGAAGAAAAGAAGATTCATCCGACGGAAAAATCGTATACGGCCTATTTGCTCCAGACCGGCATGGATAAGATCTGCAAGAAAATCGGCGAAGAATCGGCGGAGGTCATCATTGCCGCCAAAAACGCCGACGCCGGCGACGGCGCCGACCTGCGCCTGGAAGTATGCAAGGAATCGGCCGATTTGCTCTATCACCTATCTGTATTGTGGGAAGCGGCCGGCGTCAGCGTCAACGACGTCATGGCCGTATTGGAAGAACGGTCCCACGTCAAGGGAAATAAGAAAACGGTCGGGCATTTAGATAAGACCTTTTAA
- a CDS encoding HAD family hydrolase, with the protein MKTVIFDVDGVLLSEKRYFDVSALTVWEWYYSPSFMNLGHETVRAELTDEEIDALRARFWLDDAILIWLKKHGVNSNWDMTHAHIVATLWMLLEQYKADGHSLDDIVIESMADVCALGRRLQGYAVPDAAAVMERLAGAVPDDAGKDDVFAYLTKAIEASLGIAAPWSALDSPLWQRHFEAFQEWYFGDELYEQTYGKTPYAPGKEGFLRREVPLGTAEGIRRMFQELKRRGYALAIATGRSYMEMAVPFAAYHWDEEFDPRHVATYTDVEEASKMLGLSLDKPNPFAYYAGAFGTYPERYAEYVSRPDEFKDGEYYIVGDSMADIWCAKAMGAVMIGTLTGLDGPAARGMFEAEQADYIVDSVEDILDILK; encoded by the coding sequence ATGAAAACTGTTATTTTTGACGTAGACGGCGTGCTTCTCAGCGAAAAACGCTATTTCGACGTGTCGGCCCTGACGGTATGGGAATGGTACTACAGCCCGTCGTTTATGAATCTGGGCCATGAAACGGTCAGGGCGGAGCTGACAGACGAAGAAATCGACGCCCTGCGAGCCCGCTTTTGGCTCGACGACGCCATCCTGATCTGGCTCAAGAAACACGGCGTCAACAGCAACTGGGACATGACCCACGCCCATATTGTGGCGACGTTGTGGATGCTGCTGGAGCAATACAAGGCCGACGGACATTCGCTGGACGATATTGTCATAGAATCGATGGCCGACGTCTGCGCCCTGGGCCGGCGGCTGCAAGGGTACGCCGTTCCCGACGCCGCAGCGGTCATGGAGCGCCTTGCCGGAGCCGTGCCGGACGATGCCGGCAAGGATGACGTGTTCGCGTATTTGACGAAAGCCATCGAAGCCTCCTTGGGGATTGCCGCGCCATGGTCGGCTCTCGATTCCCCCTTATGGCAGCGGCACTTTGAAGCCTTTCAGGAATGGTATTTCGGCGACGAATTGTATGAACAGACCTACGGCAAAACGCCCTATGCGCCAGGGAAGGAGGGATTTCTGCGCCGTGAAGTCCCCTTGGGAACGGCCGAGGGCATACGGCGTATGTTTCAGGAGCTGAAGCGGCGCGGCTATGCCCTGGCCATTGCTACAGGCCGGTCGTACATGGAAATGGCCGTGCCCTTTGCGGCCTATCATTGGGATGAAGAATTTGATCCCCGTCACGTGGCGACCTATACGGACGTAGAGGAAGCGTCGAAGATGCTGGGCCTGTCCCTTGACAAGCCGAATCCCTTCGCCTATTATGCCGGGGCCTTCGGTACCTATCCTGAGCGGTATGCCGAGTATGTCAGCCGCCCTGATGAGTTCAAGGACGGCGAGTACTACATCGTCGGTGATTCCATGGCTGACATCTGGTGCGCCAAGGCCATGGGAGCCGTCATGATCGGAACGCTTACGGGACTGGACGGCCCGGCGGCGCGGGGTATGTTCGAAGCGGAGCAGGCCGACTACATCGTCGATTCTGTAGAAGATATATTGGATATATTGAAATAA
- a CDS encoding bifunctional 2-keto-4-hydroxyglutarate aldolase/2-keto-3-deoxy-6-phosphogluconate aldolase: protein MMDKIDVVKKIQEVGVCAVIRGKDAEEAMAMSDACIAGGVTIIELAFTTPQAHEVIAALSKKYADNPDVVIGAGTVLDAVTARIAILNGAQFIVSPAFDLETVKLCNRYRIAVMPGTTTLNGVIAALEAGADVIKIFPGEILGMKAIKAIHGPIPQAPLMPTGGVNAENAGEWIKAGCVAVGAGGALTGGGKTPAEITEAAKKFIASVKAARQ from the coding sequence ATGATGGATAAGATCGACGTAGTAAAGAAAATTCAGGAAGTCGGCGTCTGCGCCGTCATTCGCGGCAAAGACGCGGAAGAAGCCATGGCTATGTCCGACGCTTGCATCGCCGGCGGCGTCACGATTATCGAATTGGCCTTCACGACGCCTCAGGCTCATGAAGTCATCGCCGCGTTGTCCAAGAAATATGCCGATAACCCCGACGTCGTCATCGGCGCCGGCACCGTCCTCGACGCCGTCACGGCCCGCATCGCCATCTTAAACGGCGCGCAGTTCATCGTTTCGCCGGCCTTCGATTTGGAAACGGTCAAGCTGTGCAACCGCTACCGCATCGCCGTCATGCCCGGCACGACGACCCTCAACGGCGTCATCGCAGCTCTTGAAGCCGGTGCCGACGTCATCAAGATCTTCCCGGGCGAAATTTTGGGCATGAAAGCCATCAAAGCCATCCACGGCCCCATTCCTCAGGCTCCTCTCATGCCGACAGGCGGCGTCAACGCCGAAAACGCCGGCGAATGGATCAAAGCCGGCTGCGTAGCTGTCGGCGCAGGCGGAGCACTGACAGGCGGCGGAAAAACGCCGGCTGAAATCACCGAAGCGGCTAAAAAGTTCATCGCTTCCGTCAAAGCGGCTCGTCAATAA
- a CDS encoding HIT family protein has product MINTHCGYCVKGEPLAKFGIYICDLSVSMLILFKEQSHPGRCIVAYKDHISEMTDMSAEERHAFYDDVARAAKAIHAAFHPDKVNYGSYADTGCHLHVHLVPKYKDQFEWNTTFEMNPQRVFLTDEEYADMIEKIKQNV; this is encoded by the coding sequence ATGATCAACACCCACTGCGGATATTGCGTAAAAGGCGAGCCGCTGGCGAAGTTCGGCATCTACATCTGCGACTTGTCCGTCAGCATGCTCATCTTATTCAAGGAACAGAGCCATCCCGGCCGCTGCATCGTCGCCTATAAGGACCACATCAGCGAAATGACCGACATGAGCGCCGAAGAACGCCATGCCTTTTATGACGACGTAGCCCGCGCCGCCAAGGCCATTCACGCGGCCTTTCATCCTGACAAGGTCAACTACGGCTCCTACGCCGACACGGGCTGTCACCTGCACGTCCACCTCGTGCCGAAGTACAAGGACCAGTTCGAATGGAACACGACCTTCGAGATGAACCCGCAGCGCGTCTTCCTGACCGACGAAGAATACGCAGACATGATTGAAAAGATCAAGCAGAATGTATAG
- a CDS encoding glycoside-pentoside-hexuronide (GPH):cation symporter — protein sequence MSEQATAAVGTDAAKTGHVKLSWREKICYGFGDFGNGFMFDLGQAYLTKYWIDVCTIPAGAVAGIFAFTKIFDAFMDPIAGSAIDSRKNIGPRGKFRPVMMISSIILAILTVITFTMPEISTAGKILFAYGAYMAWGLVYSFTNIPYASLASVMTRDVEERSQMATTRQAGSIGAQLITGIAFVPIVLLFDQPHHGFFMASIVMAAVGVLGFAICYFNCHEHVPVKRNTAKEQKAKFSDYIKIVFTNKPLLCIILMTLFTISAMNTNNQMMIFFCQYNLGHMGLQPVVNGIMMGCSVIGILLIPKLVKMFGKKKTAIGGLLIGCAADILNFVIPTNLYSFIILVTIGYVALAIPNGITWAFVSDVIDYSEWHNGIRKEGITYAAFNFSRKIAQAIAAIVSSGILVLTGYVANAVQSEMTLTGIKAAMTLYPGVALGIAAIILYFFYGLTDDKFKQIAEDLNNGKWEHGTIE from the coding sequence ATGAGCGAACAAGCAACGGCGGCCGTCGGAACGGACGCCGCCAAAACGGGCCACGTCAAACTGTCGTGGCGCGAAAAAATCTGTTACGGCTTCGGCGACTTTGGGAACGGCTTCATGTTCGACTTGGGCCAGGCCTATTTAACAAAATACTGGATTGACGTCTGCACAATCCCTGCCGGCGCCGTAGCCGGGATCTTCGCCTTCACGAAGATTTTCGACGCCTTCATGGACCCCATCGCCGGTTCGGCTATCGACAGCCGTAAAAACATCGGCCCCCGCGGCAAATTCCGCCCGGTCATGATGATTTCCAGTATTATTCTTGCCATTCTTACAGTTATTACCTTTACGATGCCGGAAATTTCCACGGCCGGCAAAATCCTCTTCGCCTACGGCGCTTACATGGCCTGGGGCCTGGTCTATTCCTTTACGAATATCCCCTACGCGTCTCTGGCCAGCGTCATGACCCGCGATGTCGAAGAACGAAGTCAGATGGCTACAACCCGTCAGGCCGGCTCCATCGGGGCTCAGCTCATTACGGGCATCGCCTTCGTGCCCATCGTACTGCTGTTTGACCAGCCCCACCACGGCTTCTTCATGGCTTCCATCGTCATGGCCGCCGTCGGCGTCCTCGGCTTTGCCATCTGCTATTTCAACTGCCACGAACACGTTCCCGTCAAGAGAAATACGGCGAAGGAACAGAAAGCGAAATTCTCGGACTACATCAAAATCGTATTTACCAACAAGCCGTTATTGTGCATTATCTTGATGACCTTATTCACGATTTCCGCCATGAATACGAACAACCAGATGATGATCTTCTTCTGCCAGTATAACCTGGGCCACATGGGCCTGCAGCCTGTCGTCAACGGCATCATGATGGGCTGCTCGGTCATCGGCATCCTGCTCATTCCGAAGCTGGTAAAGATGTTCGGCAAGAAAAAGACAGCCATCGGCGGCCTGCTCATCGGCTGCGCGGCAGACATTCTGAACTTCGTCATCCCGACGAACCTCTATTCCTTCATCATCCTCGTCACTATCGGCTATGTCGCCCTGGCGATTCCGAACGGCATTACGTGGGCCTTCGTCTCCGACGTCATCGACTACAGCGAATGGCACAACGGCATCCGTAAAGAAGGCATTACCTACGCGGCCTTCAACTTCTCCCGCAAAATCGCCCAGGCCATCGCCGCTATCGTAAGCTCGGGCATCCTGGTCCTCACGGGCTATGTAGCCAACGCCGTACAGAGCGAAATGACCCTGACGGGCATCAAGGCCGCCATGACCTTGTACCCCGGCGTCGCCCTCGGCATTGCCGCCATCATCCTGTACTTCTTCTACGGTTTAACAGACGACAAATTCAAACAGATTGCCGAAGACCTGAACAACGGCAAATGGGAACACGGCACCATCGAATAA
- a CDS encoding UxaA family hydrolase, with protein MAVFKIHEKDNVAVAVTPVSKGETVTVGNTTLTVLDDIPAGHKLAVVPIAKGQDVVKYGFPIGTAKEDIPAGAWVHTHNVQSKLGDLLHYTYEPEKADRRELTTDKTYEFLGYKRPDGTAGIRNEVWIIPTVGCVNGIARAIEEASQPFKTERIDGIYAYSHPHGCSQLGDDQLHTQKLLSGLVHNPNAGAVLVLSLGCENNQVDLMKEVIGQYDPQRVKFLVCQDVEDEIATGTAIVKELCAYADQFYRQPCDASLLTIGLKCGGSDGFSGITANPLVGEISNRLVAAGGTSILTEVPEMFGAETLLMNRARDEEVFDKTVSLINDFKEYFMSYGEKVNENPSPGNKAGGITTLEDKSLGCVQKGGRALIEDVLLYGDRAVKKGLNLLQAPGNDLVASNALAAAGAHMVLFTTGRGTPFACPVPTIKISSNSKLAGFKTNWIDFNAGTIVEGEAKDSIADRFFQYILDVASGKIHAKSEKLDKHELAIFKNGVTL; from the coding sequence ATGGCAGTATTTAAGATACACGAAAAAGACAACGTAGCCGTCGCCGTAACCCCCGTCTCTAAAGGCGAAACCGTTACGGTCGGGAATACGACCTTGACCGTCTTGGACGATATTCCGGCAGGCCATAAACTCGCCGTCGTCCCCATCGCCAAGGGGCAGGACGTCGTCAAATACGGCTTTCCCATCGGCACGGCCAAGGAAGACATTCCCGCCGGGGCCTGGGTTCACACGCACAACGTACAGAGCAAGCTCGGCGACCTGCTCCATTACACCTACGAGCCGGAAAAAGCCGACCGCCGGGAACTGACGACGGACAAGACCTACGAATTTCTCGGCTACAAGCGTCCTGACGGCACGGCAGGCATCCGCAACGAAGTGTGGATTATCCCGACAGTAGGCTGCGTCAACGGCATCGCCCGGGCCATCGAAGAGGCGTCCCAGCCATTTAAAACGGAACGCATCGACGGCATTTACGCCTACAGCCATCCCCACGGCTGCTCCCAGCTCGGCGACGACCAGCTCCACACGCAGAAGCTGCTGAGCGGCCTCGTCCACAACCCCAACGCCGGCGCGGTCCTCGTCCTGAGCCTGGGCTGCGAGAACAACCAGGTCGACCTCATGAAAGAGGTCATCGGCCAGTACGATCCCCAGCGGGTTAAATTCCTCGTCTGCCAAGACGTAGAAGACGAAATCGCTACCGGAACGGCTATCGTAAAAGAGCTGTGCGCCTACGCCGACCAGTTTTATCGCCAGCCCTGCGACGCGTCGCTCCTGACTATCGGCCTGAAATGCGGCGGCTCCGACGGATTTTCCGGCATTACGGCCAATCCCCTGGTCGGAGAGATTTCCAACCGCCTCGTCGCCGCCGGCGGCACGTCGATTTTGACGGAAGTACCGGAAATGTTCGGCGCTGAAACGCTGCTCATGAACCGGGCCCGCGACGAAGAAGTATTCGATAAGACCGTCTCCTTGATCAACGATTTCAAAGAATACTTTATGAGCTACGGCGAAAAGGTAAATGAAAATCCTTCGCCGGGCAATAAAGCCGGCGGCATTACAACGCTGGAAGACAAATCCCTGGGCTGCGTACAGAAGGGAGGACGAGCCCTCATAGAGGACGTCCTCCTGTACGGCGACCGGGCCGTCAAAAAAGGCCTCAACCTTCTGCAGGCTCCGGGCAACGACTTAGTCGCGTCCAACGCCCTTGCTGCGGCGGGAGCCCACATGGTCCTGTTCACGACAGGCCGGGGCACGCCCTTCGCCTGCCCCGTACCGACCATTAAGATTTCCAGCAACAGCAAATTGGCCGGATTTAAAACAAATTGGATAGACTTCAACGCCGGAACGATAGTAGAAGGCGAAGCAAAGGATAGTATAGCAGACCGTTTTTTCCAGTACATCCTCGACGTCGCCTCAGGCAAGATCCACGCCAAGTCGGAAAAACTGGACAAGCACGAATTGGCTATCTTTAAGAACGGCGTTACCTTATAA
- a CDS encoding tagaturonate reductase — MKNVSELYTRPSRPIKILQFGEGVFLRAFADYAVDIANEENNFNGNIAVILPRSGKTDRFAKQNNIYTVCLRGQQDGQVYKENRVITSIDSVISARDEYDAFMALAHEDALEFVISNTTDAGIAYNEADQFSDCPPSTFPAKLTKFLYERYTYYQGDIQKGLVMVPTELNDDNGQLLKSCVLQYAALWNLDDAFTAWLASACRFVDTLVDRIVAGYPAGNIDAIQEELGYEDALLDQAEPFSLWVIGDPSLADKFTIGSDKFHVEFTDNIQAFKEQKVRILNGAHTSMVLGAYLSGLDYVGQCMADPVVRRSLDQTVFGEIVPTVDLPREKAEAFAKAVYERFENPFVNHALLAISLNSISKWKGRILPTFKDSVAATGKLPKWLTYSLAALLAFYRSTEEGDGCLIGARAAGNTYEIHDDAEKLAFIKENAAKATAEYVRAVMSRSDFWGEDLTAIAGFADAVTAHIDRMAEVGVKAHIEELGRDA, encoded by the coding sequence ATGAAAAATGTAAGCGAACTCTATACGCGCCCGTCCCGCCCGATCAAGATACTGCAGTTCGGCGAAGGCGTGTTCCTCCGGGCCTTTGCCGACTACGCCGTCGACATCGCCAACGAAGAAAACAACTTTAACGGCAACATCGCCGTCATCCTGCCCCGCTCGGGCAAGACGGACCGCTTTGCCAAGCAGAACAACATCTACACCGTCTGCCTGCGCGGCCAGCAGGACGGCCAGGTATATAAGGAAAACCGCGTCATAACCTCTATCGATTCGGTCATCAGCGCCCGCGACGAATACGACGCCTTCATGGCCCTGGCTCATGAAGACGCCCTGGAATTCGTCATTTCCAATACGACCGACGCCGGCATCGCATACAACGAAGCCGACCAGTTCTCCGACTGCCCGCCGTCGACCTTCCCGGCCAAGCTGACGAAGTTCCTCTACGAACGGTATACCTATTATCAAGGCGACATACAGAAGGGCCTGGTCATGGTGCCGACAGAATTAAACGACGACAACGGCCAGCTCCTCAAAAGCTGCGTCCTCCAATACGCCGCCCTGTGGAACTTAGACGACGCCTTTACCGCCTGGCTCGCTTCGGCCTGCCGCTTCGTCGACACTCTCGTCGACCGCATCGTCGCAGGTTATCCGGCCGGCAATATCGACGCCATTCAGGAAGAGCTGGGCTACGAAGACGCCCTCCTCGACCAGGCCGAGCCGTTCTCCCTCTGGGTCATCGGCGACCCGTCCTTAGCTGACAAATTTACCATCGGCTCCGACAAATTCCACGTCGAATTTACCGATAATATCCAAGCCTTTAAAGAACAGAAGGTCCGCATCCTGAACGGCGCTCATACGTCTATGGTCCTCGGCGCCTACCTGTCGGGCCTCGATTACGTCGGCCAGTGCATGGCCGACCCCGTCGTCCGCCGCTCTCTGGACCAGACGGTGTTCGGGGAAATCGTGCCGACTGTCGACTTGCCGCGGGAAAAGGCGGAAGCCTTCGCCAAGGCCGTATACGAACGTTTTGAAAACCCCTTCGTCAACCACGCCCTGCTAGCTATTTCCCTCAACTCCATTTCCAAATGGAAGGGCCGCATCCTGCCGACCTTCAAGGACAGCGTCGCCGCCACGGGCAAGCTGCCGAAATGGCTGACCTATTCCTTAGCGGCCCTGCTGGCCTTCTACCGCTCGACAGAAGAAGGCGACGGCTGCCTCATCGGCGCCCGCGCCGCCGGCAACACCTATGAAATCCACGACGACGCCGAAAAGCTAGCCTTCATCAAGGAAAACGCCGCCAAGGCGACAGCCGAATACGTACGGGCCGTCATGAGCCGCAGCGATTTCTGGGGCGAAGATCTGACGGCTATCGCCGGATTTGCCGACGCCGTGACGGCCCACATCGACCGCATGGCTGAAGTCGGCGTAAAAGCCCACATCGAAGAGCTGGGCCGGGACGCATGA